A window of Opisthocomus hoazin isolate bOpiHoa1 chromosome 11, bOpiHoa1.hap1, whole genome shotgun sequence genomic DNA:
CAGGTGCTCCTCCGAGTCCGGCGagtacagcagcagcacagggcgcCCGCCCGGGGCACCTGCGGGACAGAGGGGACAGCGGTGACGGCCCTGCCCTGAGCCCTCCCGGCATCCCTGGGGGCACCGAAGCATCCCCTGGGGATGTCCCAGCATCCACCCACCACCCTGGGACCCtctgcagcccagggtgctgtcACCCCCCGGCACTGCAGCCCCACGGCcaccgccccccaccccgcagccccccggggtgcccctCACCGTCGGCCGGCCTCCAGGCGCCGCGGCAGCTGAGCAGCAACACGGTCGCCACCAGCCCCAGcgccagcaccagccccagcaaCCCTAAGTGCCTGTGGGAGACTGGGAGAGGGGCGGTGAGGGGGGGCACCTGCCCATCCCCactgccccccacagcccccccccaggacccccactcACTGTCAGGACAGAGCAGCTGCTTCCGAGCAAAGCGCACGTCCGAGCGCCAaacctggggagggggctgggtgaGGGGGGACCAGGTTGGGGTGTCCCTCCCCTCCCAGTGCGCGGGTCACCTTACCAGCACGCAGCTGCCCAGGACCCGCAccggcagcagcagcgccagcTCGCCCGGGGCAGAGCCCTCCGGCTGCAACGCACAAGGGCAGGGTCAGCGTGGCTGGgtcccccgccgcgtcccccacAGCCccgtgctgctcacctgtgtgacgGTGTAGAGGGGGGCTTCGGGCTCGCACTGCCCGCCCCGGTGCTGGCACAGGGCAGCACTGAAGGCCGCGGGGACGCTGGAGGTGAGGCGCAGGCGCAGCTGCAGCCCCCAGACGCTCACCGAGACGTTCCAGGCGGTCTCTGCAGGCACCGGAGAGAGAGGGGGGCTCGCGGGATGCCCGAGGGGATGAGGGGTGTGAGGGatcccggggcagggctgtgctcacCTCCCCAGGTGCCCCTTGCCCACGAGGCTCACCTGGGCGGTGGGGACACTCCACGTGGCTGCTGTTCCCGTAGGAGAactgggggggagcaggggtcAGCGGAGGGGCTGGGTGATCTGCCGTCGCCcactgctgcccccagccccttcccaggcAGTGCCCACCCGCCCGGGGGGGCTTACCCGGAAGCACAGCAGGGGGTGAACATCCACCTTGTCCAGCGTGTATGCCTGGTACGGGCAGAGAGCGGGTCACCGTCCCCAACCCGCACAGCCCACGGGCACCCCGGTGCCCACCTGCAGCTCTCCGGGGACCCCGGGGTCCGGTGGGTGCCCCAGCCAGGGGCATGGCCCTGCACCCCTCTGGGCTGGTGCCCCACGGCACCCCAATGCCGGGTCCCCTCACCTGCTCCTCCTCACTGGCCGTGGAGTTGGGGACGTCATGGCAGGGCGCAGTCTCAGCTGCCACCTCCCTCCAGCACAGGGTGGCCCGGGGGCGCAGGGGGCAGCTGGCACTCAGCACCATCGCCATCTGGTCCTTGCTGCTGGCGCTGTGGTCGTGGAATCGCACCGAGGACCACAGCTCGGGGCCGTCTGCGGGGCACCACGtcagcggggaggggggacagggCCGGGGGGACCCCTGGCACCCggctcccctccccgcgggcaCTCACAGGTGGCTGGCTGGTCGCGGAAGGGGCAGCGCTTGCTGCGCGGGCTGTCGTGGTGGGGGTAGGAGgcctggggagcagagcggggcgGTCAGGGCAGGGTGTGCAACGGGGCCGGGCGAGGGGCTGGCGGCCGCAGGGGAGCGACGCACCTCGACGCACAGGCAGGGCACCAGGAACTCGTACGGCAGCGAGACGCGGCGGCCGCCTGGCACCAGCACCTGCGGCACGGAGGCAGCGTTAGCTGGCGGGGAGCGCGGCTCTGTGCCCGGGATGCGGGTGGCCGGGAGTCCGGAGCCGTTACCTGCCGGTGGAAGGGCCGGGGCAGCTCCTCACACTCCAGGACCAGTTGGTGGCACAGCCGCACGGTTAGGGCAGGGCCCTCGGGCACCCGCACCTCGATGGCCCGCGCCTTGGGGACCCAGGCGTGGGTGAAGACGGGCGCTGCGGAGCAGGCAGGGGGGTCAGCCAGCGCCGGCGTCCCCCCCCAGGAGACCCCTGCGGGGTCCCTCGCAGCCTCACCGGGTGGCTCGGCGGTGACCACGCGGCTGCGGCTGAGGGCCAGACCTCGGTCAGGGATGGTGCGGAGGGAGACCAGGACCCGCCGCCCGCTCTCTGCGGGGAAGCAGTCGAACTGCACCTGCcactgcggggagcggggggtcaGCGGGATGTACgaccccgctgcccagccccgcggcgTACCCCAACTTACCGGCGAGCCGCTCGgcgcccggtgccgccgccaCACCTGCAGCCAGCCGGCCCGGTTGGAGCCCAGCTCCAGGAAGCTCAGCTGGAGCCCACGGACACCGCCGAGCTCTGCGGGAACCCAGCGCGGGGTGCTGACACGGGTGGGAGGatgctcccccccgcccccccggcacGCACACCCGGGGGTCCCCGTACCTGCGGCGGGGAGGGCCAGGCGCAcccgcaggcagggctggcagggctgccggggcaggcacaggcgggcccggcccagccgcagCGCCGGCGGCTCCAGCGGGGgcacgggccgggccgggcggcggcagcgggggcggcTCAGCGTGCGGTCGGCTGGGGGGAGAGCGGGGGGGCGGCCGTGCGACGGGGGTCCCGCCTGCCGCCGGCACCGGGAGCCCCCGGAAGCGGGGGGAAGAGGGAGCCCTCGGAGGGGGGGAGCCCCGAGGACCGAGAGTCTCGGAaggggggagccccgggaaggGCGGAGCCCCGGGAAGAGGGAGCCCTCGGAATCGGGGAGCCCCAGGAAGGGGGAGCCCTGGGACGGGGGGGGTCTCTGAACGGGGGAGCCCCAGGAACCGGGAGTGGTCGGAGGGCGGAGCCGCGGGAAGAGGGAGCCCTCGGAGGGTGGGAGCCCCGGGGACCGAGAGTCTCGGAaggggggagccccgggaaggGCGGAGCCCCGGGAAGAGGGAGCCCTCGGAATCGGGGAGCCCCAGGAAGGGGGAGCCCTGGgacggggggagccccgggacccccccccaccctccaggAGCCGGTagccgcgggcagccccgccaCCCCGCCGCACCCTGCAGGACCCGGTAGCTCCGGGCAGGgggagccccgcgcccgcagccctgccccggccccggtcccggcGCTACTCACCGGTGGCCCGGCACTCCTGcaagcaaagagacggcggtgagcgcgtcgccccccgccccgcctccccccgccgcacccccccccgccgctcacgAAGTTGGCGGAGACCCGCAGGCGGGTgacggcggccccgctcccggtcccggtcagcagcagcagcagcgcggccagCAGCACCGGGCGCCCCATGGCCGAGCCGCCGtcgctccccgccccgcgccgggccggccccgccgcatTCCTCCGCCGGCACgtgcggccccgccgctcccccccctccccccgcgacCGAGGCGGCGCTTCCTGCGGCGCAGACACGCGTGGGAGCGCGGAGGGTGCTTTATTTCCACAGAGCAACGcgctgggggaaggaagggggggtggcggggaccCTCCAGCCGTCCCAGCCTCAGGGTCTGTGTGTGGGTGTCGTCCCCCCCACCCGCATGCCAGCCCGGAGCCGTGGCGCGGCTCCTTGGTCCCCGTGGAAACCTCCCTCAGCCCACGGGAGCTGCGCCCGCGCCACCCCACGGGGCCCGGCTGCGGAGCTGCGGCCCCCGCAGAAGCCAGCCGTCCCtgctcatttcttcttcttctcctgcgTGCTGGTGAACCAGGAGTCCAGCAGCTTCTTGCTGTAGTAGAGCTGCCAGCCGTGGACCTGGgcggccaccaccaccaccaggtacatGACGGAGACGGCCGAGAAGCCGAAGATGAAGCGGTAAGCTTTGCCGTGCCGGTAGAGCTGCTGCGCCATGGGGAACATCTCCATGGCCCCGTAGATGAGGGGAGCGACGGAGAAGAGCCCGGTGCTGATCATGGAGAGCACCAGGTAGCTGATGTTGTTgcgggggaaggagaggaggccCAGCAGGGAGGGCAGGATGCTGAGCAGGTAGGGGTACTCCCACTGGTAGGGCATGGCCACCCGGTCGTGGGGCAGCAGCTTCAGGTGCCCCACGCACAtctgggccagcagcagcagccagatgcCAACGTGCGCGTAGATCAGCTTCTTGATCTCCGACTTCAGGGCCACGctgcgggaaggggggggaaagggggggggtgtcagggccTGCGGGGGGATAcggccccctcccccagcccccccagcacacCTACCTCATCTGGTAGTGCGAGGCCACGCGCTCCCGGTGCTGGAAGTCGCTGCCgtcggtgccggcggcgcggggaccCCCGCGGGAGGCCATCACTctgtcccggggtggggggggcacagaGTGAGACCCCCGTCCGCAGGCTCCGGCACCCcgggcccccctccccgcagctgcccTGCCCCCGCCCGACCCGGGgcacggcccccggcccccccgcaggCGACAGCCCCggggccccctccccgccgcgccccacCTGCCAGCGGGACGCTCTGCCCGCACTTCCGCCTATCTATGGCCGCGGCCGCCGGCTCTGAACGCCTGGGCGGCCGCTCTGCGCGCCCGGAGGCCTGACTCTATGGCAGCGGCGAGGTACtttcccccccggccccgcccccgggcagGCGCAGTGCCGCCatggcgggcgggggcggcggggcgcgcgtGCTGGCACGCGCGGGGCagggggcgcgcggcgcggggtcagcggggcgcgggggcgcGGCCTCGCGTGGGTGCGTGGGGGTCGGGGGGGACACCCTGGGGTGCACGCGCGTGGGTGCGGAGGGGCcgcgcgggggggggagggggtgtgcgTGAGCACGCGTGGGGCTGCGCGTGCATGAGCACAGAGGGGCGCGGGGACGCGCGCGGGCGTTGGCGCGCGTGGGTGTGGagcggctgcgggcgcgggggCAGCGCGGTGGGGTCAGATTTGGGGGCACACGCGTGGGGGTGCGGGGCCGTGGGCACGCGCAGGGTGCGTGGCCCGGGGGGGGGAGGTCCCACCCGGGGGGTGTCCGACGGAGGGGGGGATGTCCCACGGGAGGGGGGGTCCCACGGGGGGTCCCACCCGCGCCCCCCCACACTCCACGCCCTGCAGGTGGGGGCGGCCACCGGGCCCCGaggagacactggggctgctggaggcctccgtgGTGCACCGGGaaggtaccgggggggggggggggagtgggtaCCGGGCGGGGGGGCCGCATCCTGACCAGGCGTCCCCCACCAGGAGCCCTGCTGGCGCTGAGCAAGCCCCCCGGCCTGCCCGTCCCCGGTGAGTGCGAGGCGGGGGgtccggctgggggggggggtcccagcgggTGCTGACCCCGGCCGGTCCCCAGGCCGCCCCGGGGAGCTGAGCCTGAccgcgctgctgccggcgctgcgCCGGCGCCTGGGCCTCGCCGCCGAGCTCCACGTGGTGAAGGCTCCTGCCAGGTACGGTCGGGGGGTGCcggagtggggaggggggggtcagggggtgcctgttccccgtcccccccgtccccgggAGGCTCAGAGCTGCCCCGTCCCGCAGGGAGTGCTCCGGCCTCGTCCTCCTCTCCACCTGCCGCCGCGCCACCGAGCAGCTCCAGCGCTTCTTTGCTGACACCCGCCGGAGGGGCCGGTACCCCGCCACGTACCGGTGAGTCCCTGGGACCCCGCCGCGCCGGcacggggttgggggggggtcccgtCCCCGCCTCACCGCCTCCCTCTCCCCGCAGCGCCATCACCGTGGGGGTCCCGGCGGAGGCGGAGGGCGAGGTCCGCGCCGGGCTGCGCTGGCAGCGGCAGGGTGACGCCGCTGCGGtaagggggtgcagggggccggggggtgcgggggcgtCCCGGGGGTGCTGAGGGCCGTGCCGCCACAGGTGGTGCCGGTGCCAGCCCCGGGACGCCGCAGCCTGGCCAGGAGGGAGGTGAAGAGCACCCTGACGCGCTACCGGGTGCTGGGTGCCGCGGGGGGCTGcgccctgctccagctccagccccggaCAGGTGAGTgacccccaacaccccccccccctacccctccgtgtccccccgttctcccgcgcgctcccaccctccccgtgcccccacaGCCTTCCCGGAGCAGCTCCCGGTACACCTGACGCTGCTGCTGTGCCCGGTGCTGGGCGACCACCGGCACGCATCCCgcgtgggcagggtgctgggggtgcccttcctcctgccccccgAGGACGCCCCGGCCCACACACAGGTATGGGAGGGGTGGCAGGGTTGGGGGGGCCCCCAGGGACCCCGCTGAGCTGTTCCCCACCTCCCGTGCAGGTGCTGGATGAGGAGCTGCGGGGCCGGCTGGGGCTCTCCCCGCAGCAGCTCCGCCGCCTCCCGCTCCACCTCCACCTCCAGGAGCTGGCGCTGCCCCAGGGCCCGCTCcgtgcccccccgccgccccccttcCTGCGCACCCTGCGgcgcctggggctgccgggccaCGGGGAGACCTAGAACCCGTCTGGGACCCCCgctcccctctgccaccccatTAAACCCCCAGCCGCTGCCAGGGTGGCTcagtgcctgttttctttttgtgggatGCAGCCCCCGCCGTCCCCGTGACCCCCCGGTGTCCCAAGCGCAGGCAGCGatggcagccctgctgtcccccctCCCTGTTGCCAGCGCTGGGGCATAGGACTGGCACCGCTGCTGTGGCCCTGTCTGGTGCCAGCACCCACGCCTTCCCACGGACAGAGGGGCGGAGCCGGGGTCCCTGTCACAAACGTGTTTTGCAGCCCCTGCCGCGGGTGGGCTGGGTGCCCCCACGCAGGCACGGGATCCGGATGGGGTGAGGGTGAGCTGGGTGCTGCCATGTGGCCCCGGCTGGGACGCGCAGGGTGCTGCTGCCGTGCCAGTGCCCTCCTGGGTGTCCTTCACCGTCACAGCTCCTCTGCGTCCCCCTGCCACCCGCCCTGTGCTTTCTCCCCACGATGGGGCTCAGCTGCCTCGGGCAGGGCCACGGGGTGCAGGCAGCGGGTGCCAGCACAGGGGCGGAGGGGGGCGGGCCcgcggggtcctgggggctgccgggggctgcccggggcggcgGAACGGGTGCCCTGGTCTGGGGGTGGGCACTGAGCCGGGGCAGAGCTGTCTGGGGCCGCCCGAGCAGGCGGCTGGGTTGTGGCAGCCCTCGGTTCCCGGCACGGCAACCCGGGGGCTGCggaggtgctgggggggctgagcTGGTGGGGCAGTGGCGGCTCCGTCGCCCCAGAGGAGCCGGTTGCCCCAGCACTGGTCCCagcggggggagctgggctgacctgccccggggtggggggggcacagggggccGGGGAGTGCCAGCTGCAACGGCGGGGGGCTTGCCGTGGGGTGGGCGGTGGGCCGGCTGGGGCTTCCTCAGGGAGCAGCCTTTCACCAGCAGCTTCAGCCCCGTATACAGAGGCACAGGCACAGCCGGCTGCAGGGGGACATGGAGGGGGTTGGGGGCTCTGGGGGGCgctggccccgcagccccctccacccccctccaGCCCACCTCCTTGTAGATGAGTTCAAAGGCACCGGTGGGGCAGGCGGGGTTGTCCCTGCGGTCAAGCACCACGCGCAGCATGTCCCGCTGGACGCTGGCACACAGCCGGCTGGTCACCGCCGAGGAGGGGGCCATGGTGGGGCTGGCGTTGATCtccagcagccagggctggcaaTCCTCCCCAAAGACAAAGTCGGCCCCGTAGAGCTCGAAGCTGCCCTTGCGGGGTGCCACCAGGTCCTGGGTGCTGCGCAGTGCGGCCACCACGGCCGCCTTCATGCCGGGCACCATCACCTGGTGCCAGGCGCCCGCCCGCCCCACCTGAGCCAGGTACGCCTGGAGCTGGCGGCAGTACCAGGTCCCATCGGGGGGCAGCCCGGGGTGCCGGACCCGCGCCGGCCTGCACCGCTTCTGGATGGAGACGTTGCAGAGGTGCCGggcgctggggtggggagagcagggctgggtcaTCGGGgtgccggtgggtgctggggtcaGGGGTCCAGCGCAGGGGGCACTCACGGGTCCAGGTGGcgcagggagaagggctgggagcaGAAGCGCAGGTAGCTCTCCCGGTAAAACCAGACGGTCAGCGGGTTCCAGTCGGTCACCAGGAACCATTGCCGGATGTCAAATTTGGTACCGAAGATGAGCAGCGGGCGCTCCACGTACTTCTGCACCACCCACTCGCCCGCCCGTGCCAAGGGtgccgcgcagccccccgccagccgcAGCACCTCCTCCAGCCGCGCCGAGCAGACGATGCCTGGGGGGACACGGTGGCAGTGGGACCCCTCCTCAGCGGGGAGCCCGAGCCCCCCGCTTTTCCCTGGCCTTACCCCTGCCGCGGGATTTGGCGCCGGGTTTGAGGATCCAGACGTTGCGGTCGCCCTCCATGCCGAGCTGGGGCAGCTGCTCTGCCAGGCACCGCAGCATGGCCTGGCACCGCTCCCGCTGCGCCCCGCTCAGCGCCGGCATGGCCCCCTCACTGCGAGGGGACGCGGGGGGCTCAGTGCCAGCCCCGCCGTGGGGGTCCCCCCTTCCTGCTCAGCACTCACTGCGCCACGCGGTAGAAGTCCCGCAGGAAGAGGTCCCAGTCGATGCCCATCGTGCGGGGGGTCGGGGGGTCCCTGTCGATGTCCTGGTGCCCCAGGTTGCCCAGGTGCTGCCCGCAGACCTGCAGAGCCTCCTGCACtagctgggggggcagggggggacccGCTACGGGTGGCGTGGGGTGAGGGACGTGGCTCCTGGGGACCCGCTGTGCCACCCTTGGGGCTGTGGCACAGAGCCTTCCCGTGGGGTGGGCAGCTTTGGGTGCatggggatgggcaggggggGGAAGAGCACCTGCAGGGTGGGCTGCGGTGGGGAGTGGGGGCTCCTGAGCCACAGCCCCGAGCAGATGCTCAGCCCCCAGCCGTGTTCCTGATCCCAAGCtccctgtccccctcctcccAGACCCCCCCTCCACACGCTCACCTGTCCCCTCGCCAGATTTTGGGGGCTGCTCAGTCCctgcccctgcacccccagctctCTCCAGGACCATTCTGAGCAGGCTGCGGGCAGCCGTCAGGCAGAAATCATCTGCAAAGGGGGCACCGTCCCACAGGATGCCGGAGAGGGGGCATGGGGAGCACGGGGGACACAGGAGGGCAACGGCCCCGGGTTGGGGGGCCAGGCCAGCCCCAAGCTCACCGATGAAGGCTTGCCGCTCGTCCGCAACCCCCAGCAGGTAGCACCGGGGGAAGAAGGTGTCAGGGTCGGCTTGGTCGAACCAGGGCAGGTTGCGCAGGTTGAGGCACAGCCCCGCCTGTTTAGAGAAGGGTGGCAGCCCTcgacagacccccccccccccgcttctccTCATGTCCCCTCCCCCCGGGGGCTCCAGGCTCCCACCTTGGTGGTGAAGGCGCCCGCCCCGACGTAGTGGTTCAGCACCTGGTCCTGCTGCAGCAGCCGGCAGTCGATGGCACCGTGGCGGCTGGCCCAGATGAAGTACGGGACCTGGTCCCACACCAGCCGGGACTGCGGGGAGAGCGGGGTGAGGCAcggaccccccccatcccgccctcaccccctgccccaggctgcaCCCCGCGCCTGGGGGTCCAGGGGAAAGGGGCCTGGGGGCTGCGGCACAGCTCGGCCCCAGCCCTCGTAGCTAACCATGACGTCGTGGATGCCGTCGGGGTCCTCATCccactgctcttcctcctcctcatcggGCGGCCAtggggagcagcacaggggcTCCAGGGAAGGCTGAGTCCCACCGTGCGGCAACCCCAGCTGTGGGTCCAGCACTGCCTCTCCCTGCTCAGCatcatcacctccctcc
This region includes:
- the TTLL3 gene encoding tubulin monoglycylase TTLL3, whose translation is MRLSRSAGAVLRTPGSVGQRQAGQVAPTTASCRGCYRPSLNLERLRRARLRVERAIKEKKIFTVQGPYPVIRSLLRARGWVERKLPSTDSQPKQHHDSQEKQLQQEEEEEKEEEEEEGGDDAEQGEAVLDPQLGLPHGGTQPSLEPLCCSPWPPDEEEEEQWDEDPDGIHDVMSRLVWDQVPYFIWASRHGAIDCRLLQQDQVLNHYVGAGAFTTKAGLCLNLRNLPWFDQADPDTFFPRCYLLGVADERQAFIDDFCLTAARSLLRMVLERAGGAGAGTEQPPKSGEGTAGPPLPPQLVQEALQVCGQHLGNLGHQDIDRDPPTPRTMGIDWDLFLRDFYRVAHEGAMPALSGAQRERCQAMLRCLAEQLPQLGMEGDRNVWILKPGAKSRGRGIVCSARLEEVLRLAGGCAAPLARAGEWVVQKYVERPLLIFGTKFDIRQWFLVTDWNPLTVWFYRESYLRFCSQPFSLRHLDPARHLCNVSIQKRCRPARVRHPGLPPDGTWYCRQLQAYLAQVGRAGAWHQVMVPGMKAAVVAALRSTQDLVAPRKGSFELYGADFVFGEDCQPWLLEINASPTMAPSSAVTSRLCASVQRDMLRVVLDRRDNPACPTGAFELIYKEPAVPVPLYTGLKLLVKGCSLRKPQPAHRPPHGKPPAVAAGTPRPPVPPPPRGRSAQLPPLGPVLGQPAPLGRRSRHCPTSSAPPAPPQPPGCRAGNRGLPQPSRLLGRPQTALPRLSAHPQTRAPVPPPRAAPGSPQDPAGPPPSAPVLAPAACTPWPCPRQLSPIVGRKHRAGGRGTQRSCDGEGHPGGHWHGSSTLRVPAGATWQHPAHPHPIRIPCLRGGTQPTRGRGCKTRL
- the RPUSD3 gene encoding mitochondrial mRNA pseudouridine synthase RPUSD3 gives rise to the protein MAGGGGGARVLARAGQGARGAGWGRPPGPEETLGLLEASVVHREGALLALSKPPGLPVPGRPGELSLTALLPALRRRLGLAAELHVVKAPARECSGLVLLSTCRRATEQLQRFFADTRRRGRYPATYRAITVGVPAEAEGEVRAGLRWQRQGDAAAVVPVPAPGRRSLARREVKSTLTRYRVLGAAGGCALLQLQPRTAFPEQLPVHLTLLLCPVLGDHRHASRVGRVLGVPFLLPPEDAPAHTQVLDEELRGRLGLSPQQLRRLPLHLHLQELALPQGPLRAPPPPPFLRTLRRLGLPGHGET
- the IL17RE gene encoding interleukin-17 receptor E, translated to MREAPPRSRGEGGERRGRTCRRRNAAGPARRGAGSDGGSAMGRPECRATADRTLSRPRCRRPARPVPPLEPPALRLGRAQLGGVRGLQLSFLELGSNRAGWLQVWRRHRAPSGSPWQVQFDCFPAESGRRVLVSLRTIPDRGLALSRSRVVTAEPPAPVFTHAWVPKARAIEVRVPEGPALTVRLCHQLVLECEELPRPFHRQVLVPGGRRVSLPYEFLVPCLCVEASYPHHDSPRSKRCPFRDQPATYGPELWSSVRFHDHSASSKDQMAMVLSASCPLRPRATLCWREVAAETAPCHDVPNSTASEEEQAYTLDKVDVHPLLCFRFSYGNSSHVECPHRPETAWNVSVSVWGLQLRLRLTSSVPAAFSAALCQHRGGQCEPEAPLYTVTQPEGSAPGELALLLPVRVLGSCVLVWRSDVRFARKQLLCPDISHRHLGLLGLVLALGLVATVLLLSCRGAWRPADGAPGGRPVLLLYSPDSEEHLGLVCALAERLRAGLGCDVHLDLWEAGGVGRAGALPWLYGRRGRVGCQRGTVLLLWSRGSARLFRRWRVGAADGTPGDAHDVFGAAMACLHGELGTAGRGGGGWVLAYFSRLCSPRDVPRPLRPLPTYRLPRQLPGLLGALRGSPPAPRRRGRVQGFLHRLLAAGAGEGSPPPQPPGVASGT
- the JAGN1 gene encoding protein jagunal homolog 1 — protein: MASRGGPRAAGTDGSDFQHRERVASHYQMSVALKSEIKKLIYAHVGIWLLLLAQMCVGHLKLLPHDRVAMPYQWEYPYLLSILPSLLGLLSFPRNNISYLVLSMISTGLFSVAPLIYGAMEMFPMAQQLYRHGKAYRFIFGFSAVSVMYLVVVVAAQVHGWQLYYSKKLLDSWFTSTQEKKKK